In Duganella zoogloeoides, a single genomic region encodes these proteins:
- the ahpF gene encoding alkyl hydroperoxide reductase subunit F: MLDATLKSQLKSYLEKVVYPLELVASLDDSAKAREMKELLLDIAELSDKITLVERVDAGVRLPSFSINRTGTEIGVRFAAIPMGHEFTSLVLALLQVGGHTIKFDDATIEQIRNLDGDYEFETFMSLTCHNCPDVVQALNAMSVINPRIKVTTIDGGVFPKEVEERQIMAVPMMFLNGQHFGQGRTNVEEILAKLDTNAGVRQAAELSKKDVFDVLIVGGGPAGAAAAIYAARKGINTGVLAERFGGQVLDTMAIENFISIKETDGPKFAVALEQHVKSYDVDIMNTQRAAKLVPGAKLVEVQTASGAVLKAKTVILATGARWREINVPGEKEYRNKGVAYCPHCDGPLFKGKRVAVIGGGNSGVEAAIDLAGLVKHVTLIEYGAELRADAVLQRKLRSLPNVTVIVSAQTTEVHGDGKIVNGLSYNDRVSGEAKKIELEGVFVQIGLVPNTEWLKGTVSLSRHGEIEVDARGQTSIPGVFAAGDVTTVPYKQIIIATGEGAKAALSAFDHLIRSDIEVVEESAEKHALTA, translated from the coding sequence ATGTTAGACGCAACCCTCAAATCGCAACTGAAATCCTACTTGGAAAAAGTGGTGTATCCGCTTGAGCTGGTCGCTTCTCTCGATGACAGCGCCAAAGCCCGCGAGATGAAAGAACTGCTCCTCGACATCGCCGAGTTGAGCGACAAGATCACGCTGGTGGAACGCGTCGATGCAGGCGTGCGCCTGCCATCCTTCAGTATCAACCGTACCGGCACCGAGATCGGCGTGCGTTTTGCCGCGATCCCGATGGGCCACGAATTCACCTCGCTGGTGCTGGCGCTGCTGCAAGTGGGCGGCCACACCATCAAGTTCGACGACGCCACGATCGAGCAGATCCGCAATCTCGACGGCGATTACGAATTTGAAACGTTCATGTCGCTGACCTGCCATAACTGCCCGGATGTGGTGCAGGCACTGAACGCCATGTCGGTGATTAACCCGCGCATCAAGGTCACCACCATCGACGGCGGCGTGTTCCCGAAAGAAGTGGAAGAGCGCCAAATCATGGCCGTGCCGATGATGTTCCTGAACGGCCAGCACTTCGGCCAGGGCCGCACCAATGTCGAGGAAATCCTCGCCAAGCTCGATACCAATGCCGGCGTGCGCCAGGCGGCCGAGCTGAGCAAAAAAGACGTGTTCGACGTGCTGATCGTCGGCGGCGGTCCTGCCGGCGCGGCAGCAGCGATTTACGCTGCCCGCAAAGGCATCAACACCGGCGTATTGGCCGAGCGTTTCGGCGGCCAGGTGCTCGACACCATGGCGATTGAAAACTTCATTTCTATCAAGGAAACCGACGGCCCGAAATTTGCCGTGGCGCTGGAACAGCACGTCAAGTCGTATGACGTCGACATCATGAACACCCAGCGCGCCGCCAAACTGGTGCCAGGCGCCAAGCTGGTGGAAGTGCAGACCGCCAGCGGCGCGGTACTGAAAGCCAAAACCGTGATCCTGGCCACCGGCGCCCGCTGGAGGGAGATCAACGTGCCGGGCGAAAAGGAATACCGCAACAAGGGTGTTGCCTACTGCCCGCACTGCGACGGTCCTTTGTTCAAGGGCAAGCGCGTAGCGGTGATCGGCGGCGGCAACTCGGGCGTGGAAGCGGCGATCGACCTGGCCGGCCTGGTCAAGCACGTCACGCTGATCGAATACGGCGCAGAACTGCGCGCCGACGCGGTGCTGCAACGCAAGCTGCGCAGCCTGCCGAACGTGACGGTGATCGTCTCGGCGCAAACGACCGAAGTGCACGGCGACGGCAAGATCGTCAACGGCCTGTCGTACAACGACCGCGTGTCGGGCGAAGCGAAGAAGATCGAGCTGGAAGGCGTATTCGTGCAGATCGGCCTGGTGCCGAACACCGAGTGGCTCAAGGGCACGGTGTCCTTGTCGCGCCACGGCGAGATCGAAGTGGACGCTCGCGGCCAGACCTCGATCCCCGGCGTGTTCGCTGCCGGCGACGTCACCACGGTACCGTACAAGCAGATCATCATCGCCACCGGCGAAGGCGCCAAAGCCGCGCTGTCGGCCTTCGATCACCTTATCCGTTCGGATATCGAGGTGGTGGAAGAGTCGGCCGAGAAGCACGCGCTGACCGCTTAA
- a CDS encoding EAL domain-containing protein gives MNYLPYRLAALLLLALACTPATALERVTLQLKHTHQFQFAGYYAALEQGFYREAGLDVRILDASDSSQAERDVVSGKAEYGVGSSSLLLARLSGRPVVVLGVILQHSAFALATPQVPGQPPDLQRLRGQRVMLGTQASGMGNADELLAYLVKQGVPADSYERLEPSYDPRDLIDGRIAAMGVYTTNEPDVFDRAGFAYDLHTPRSVGIDFYGDNLFTSERELAANPARVRAFRAASLRGWQWAMSHHEETVDLILNKYSRRNDREHLLYEARQMVALVQPVLVEIGYMNPERWRHIADVYASLGMLPAGVRFDGFLYDPDNRKTALWLYRVLGAVLVLVVVAGAVHFSLLARERRRSRAAIRQGEQRFRTMFEASPLGMALVDSNTYAYRDVNARYLEILGRPLAELHSQKWLDLAHPDDIAQCKAQMGQLTAGRIGAFKSTIRVFRPDGVLAWIDMSVTAIDTVAEAGGHPHHLCMIEDVTADKQREALIWQQANFDPLTQLPNRRMLLDRLKTDVIRAQRDRTRLAILFIDLDHFKEVNDTLGHQHGDILLVDAARRIGACVRKSDTVARLGGDEFTVVLSELDSTDRVAHIAQQIIDSLRAPFALGQEQAFVSASIGITLYPDDALDIDDLLKHADQAMYAAKNAGRNRYAYFTPALQVAALNRMRLTNDLRGAVKGQQLALYFQPIVHLATGRIHKAEALVRWQHPLRGMVSPCEFIPLAEASGLILEIGQWVFHEAAGWAQRWRAEVDQAFQISINQSPLEFQREGVGYDDWLRHLRTLGLPGQALVVEITEGLLLDANTTVSDKLLQLRDAGIQVALDDFGTGYSSLSYLKKFDIDYLKIDKSFTRNLAPSSSDMALSEAIIVMAHKLGLKVIAEGVETPEQRDLLAHAGCDYGQGYLFAKPMPATDFDALLRAQADQS, from the coding sequence TTGAACTATCTTCCTTACCGGCTGGCCGCGCTGTTATTACTGGCGCTGGCCTGCACGCCGGCAACGGCGCTGGAGCGCGTCACGCTCCAGCTCAAGCACACCCATCAATTCCAGTTTGCCGGCTATTACGCCGCGCTCGAGCAGGGCTTTTACCGCGAAGCCGGGCTCGACGTGCGCATCCTCGATGCCTCCGACAGCAGCCAGGCCGAGCGCGACGTGGTGTCCGGCAAGGCCGAGTATGGCGTCGGCAGCAGCAGCCTGTTGCTGGCGCGCTTGTCGGGGCGGCCAGTGGTGGTGCTGGGCGTGATCTTGCAGCATTCCGCGTTTGCGCTGGCCACGCCGCAAGTGCCGGGCCAGCCGCCCGACCTGCAACGGCTGCGCGGCCAGCGCGTGATGCTCGGCACCCAGGCCAGCGGCATGGGCAACGCCGACGAACTGCTGGCCTACCTGGTCAAGCAGGGCGTGCCGGCCGACAGTTACGAGCGGCTCGAACCCAGCTACGATCCGCGCGACCTGATCGACGGCAGGATCGCCGCCATGGGCGTGTACACCACCAACGAGCCCGATGTCTTCGACCGCGCCGGCTTTGCCTACGACTTGCACACGCCGCGCTCGGTCGGTATCGATTTCTACGGCGACAACCTGTTTACCAGCGAGCGTGAACTGGCCGCCAATCCGGCCCGGGTGCGGGCGTTCCGCGCGGCCAGCCTGCGCGGCTGGCAATGGGCGATGAGCCACCACGAGGAAACGGTGGACCTGATCCTCAACAAGTACTCGCGCCGCAACGACCGCGAACACCTGCTGTACGAGGCGCGCCAGATGGTGGCGCTGGTGCAGCCGGTGCTGGTCGAGATCGGCTACATGAATCCCGAACGCTGGCGCCATATCGCCGACGTCTACGCCAGCCTGGGCATGCTGCCGGCCGGGGTCCGGTTCGACGGCTTTCTGTACGATCCGGACAACCGCAAGACCGCACTGTGGCTGTACCGCGTGCTCGGTGCGGTGCTGGTGCTGGTGGTGGTGGCAGGCGCGGTGCATTTCAGTCTGCTGGCGCGCGAGCGGCGCCGTTCGAGGGCTGCAATCCGCCAGGGCGAGCAGCGCTTCCGCACCATGTTCGAAGCCTCGCCGCTGGGCATGGCGCTGGTCGACTCAAACACCTATGCCTACCGCGACGTCAATGCCCGCTACCTCGAGATCCTGGGCCGGCCGCTGGCCGAACTGCACAGCCAGAAGTGGCTCGACCTGGCCCACCCCGACGACATCGCCCAGTGCAAGGCGCAGATGGGCCAGCTCACGGCCGGTCGCATCGGCGCTTTCAAATCGACCATCCGGGTGTTCCGGCCCGACGGTGTGCTGGCCTGGATCGACATGTCGGTCACCGCCATCGATACCGTGGCCGAGGCCGGCGGCCACCCGCACCACCTGTGCATGATCGAGGATGTCACGGCCGACAAGCAGCGCGAGGCGCTGATCTGGCAGCAGGCCAACTTCGACCCGCTCACGCAACTGCCCAACCGCCGCATGCTGCTCGACCGCCTGAAGACCGACGTCATCCGCGCCCAGCGCGACCGCACGCGGCTGGCCATCCTGTTCATCGACCTCGACCATTTCAAGGAAGTCAACGACACGCTGGGCCACCAGCACGGCGACATCCTGCTGGTGGACGCTGCGCGCCGTATCGGTGCCTGCGTGCGCAAGTCGGACACGGTGGCGCGCCTGGGCGGCGACGAATTCACGGTGGTGCTCTCCGAGCTCGACAGTACCGACCGGGTGGCGCACATCGCCCAGCAAATCATCGACAGCCTGCGCGCGCCGTTCGCGCTGGGGCAGGAACAGGCGTTCGTGTCGGCCAGTATCGGCATCACCCTGTACCCGGACGACGCGCTCGACATCGACGACCTGCTCAAGCACGCCGACCAGGCCATGTACGCGGCCAAGAACGCCGGCCGCAACCGCTACGCCTATTTCACGCCGGCGCTGCAGGTGGCCGCGCTCAACCGCATGCGCCTGACCAACGACCTGCGCGGTGCGGTCAAGGGCCAGCAGCTGGCGCTGTACTTCCAGCCCATTGTCCACCTGGCCACCGGGCGCATCCACAAGGCCGAGGCGCTGGTACGCTGGCAGCACCCGCTGCGCGGCATGGTCAGTCCGTGCGAGTTCATCCCGCTGGCCGAGGCCAGCGGCTTGATCCTCGAGATCGGCCAGTGGGTGTTCCACGAGGCGGCCGGCTGGGCGCAGCGCTGGCGCGCCGAGGTCGATCAGGCATTCCAGATCAGCATCAACCAGTCGCCGCTGGAGTTCCAGCGCGAGGGCGTCGGGTATGACGACTGGTTGCGCCACCTGCGCACGCTGGGCCTGCCCGGGCAGGCGCTGGTGGTGGAAATCACCGAGGGCCTGCTGCTCGACGCCAACACAACCGTCAGCGACAAGCTGCTGCAATTGCGCGACGCCGGCATCCAGGTGGCGCTCGACGATTTCGGCACCGGTTATTCATCGCTGTCGTATCTGAAAAAATTCGATATCGATTATCTGAAAATCGATAAATCGTTTACGCGCAACCTGGCGCCAAGCTCGAGCGACATGGCGCTGTCCGAGGCGATCATCGTCATGGCCCACAAACTGGGCCTGAAGGTGATTGCCGAGGGCGTGGAAACGCCGGAGCAGCGCGACCTGCTGGCGCATGCCGGCTGCGACTATGGCCAGGGCTACCTGTTTGCCAAGCCGATGCCGGCTACCGATTTCGACGCCTTGCTGCGCGCCCAAGCCGACCAGTCATAG
- a CDS encoding AI-2E family transporter — translation MSVLATHQRAGPVVWIGIVVATCTLLFLLQQMLFLAIPFLLGIVLYYILLPPMRKLLRMGFSHSVAALLVGLLFVLVVGLVVFLIMLWRSAPSESWQHTLSVYLAGGLDFVRHTTQALEQQFPFLKQVKFARNINNRLTSFTGGFVQKHLTDILVSVAAWLPSLLLAPFLTFFFLRDGTRFKKFLARAVPNAFFERTLFLLHEVHQTAYRYFQGLLKLTILDTAVLALGLWAIGVSSPLLLGFMAAVLAWVPYVGSIVGCMLVVMVASTDAPNNPMVAYLAIGVFIFVRLLDDFVFMPLTLGRSLHMHPLITVLMIFIGGSVAGIAGLMLVLPLLGVVMVIGETLGRLITDPRLRARHSNAIHLRTRQASIDLV, via the coding sequence ATGAGCGTACTGGCCACCCATCAGCGCGCCGGTCCGGTCGTCTGGATCGGCATCGTGGTCGCCACCTGCACGCTGCTGTTCCTGCTGCAGCAGATGCTGTTTCTGGCGATCCCGTTCCTGCTAGGCATCGTGCTGTACTACATCCTGCTGCCGCCCATGCGCAAGCTGCTGCGCATGGGCTTTAGCCACAGCGTGGCCGCGCTGCTGGTGGGGCTGCTGTTCGTGCTGGTCGTGGGACTGGTCGTGTTCCTGATCATGCTGTGGCGCTCGGCGCCGTCGGAATCGTGGCAGCATACCTTGTCCGTGTACCTGGCCGGCGGGCTCGATTTCGTGCGCCACACCACGCAGGCACTGGAGCAGCAGTTCCCGTTTCTCAAGCAGGTCAAGTTCGCACGCAACATCAACAACCGCCTGACGTCGTTTACCGGCGGCTTCGTGCAGAAGCACCTGACCGACATCCTGGTCTCGGTGGCGGCATGGCTGCCGTCGCTGCTGCTGGCACCGTTCCTGACGTTCTTCTTCCTGCGCGATGGCACGCGTTTCAAGAAATTTCTGGCGCGCGCGGTGCCGAACGCATTTTTCGAGCGCACCCTGTTCCTGCTGCACGAGGTGCACCAGACCGCGTACCGCTACTTCCAGGGCCTGCTCAAGCTCACCATTCTCGACACGGCCGTGCTGGCGCTGGGCCTGTGGGCGATCGGGGTCTCGTCGCCGCTGCTGCTGGGCTTTATGGCGGCGGTGCTGGCGTGGGTGCCGTACGTGGGCTCCATCGTCGGCTGCATGCTGGTGGTAATGGTGGCGTCCACCGACGCCCCCAACAACCCGATGGTGGCTTACCTGGCGATCGGCGTGTTCATCTTCGTGCGCCTGCTCGACGACTTCGTGTTCATGCCGCTCACGCTGGGCCGCAGCCTGCACATGCATCCGCTGATCACGGTCCTGATGATCTTCATCGGCGGCTCGGTGGCCGGCATTGCCGGCCTGATGCTGGTGCTGCCGCTGCTGGGCGTGGTCATGGTCATCGGCGAAACCCTGGGCCGCCTGATCACCGACCCGCGCCTGCGCGCCCGCCACAGCAACGCCATCCACCTGCGCACGCGGCAGGCCAGCATCGACCTCGTTTAA
- the ahpC gene encoding alkyl hydroperoxide reductase subunit C has protein sequence MSLINTQIKPFNATAYVDGKFIEVSDESLKGKWAVLMFYPADFTFVCPTELEDLAEQQPEFAKLGVDVYGVSTDTHFAHKAWHDTSDAIKKVNYPLIGDPTGKLSRNFEVMIEEEGLALRGTFVINPEGQIKVMEVHDNGIGRDASELLRKVKAAKYVAEHPGQVCPAKWTEGAATLTPSLDLVGKI, from the coding sequence ATGTCCCTGATCAATACCCAAATCAAGCCATTCAATGCCACCGCTTATGTTGACGGTAAATTCATCGAAGTCAGCGACGAATCCCTGAAAGGCAAGTGGGCCGTCCTGATGTTCTACCCAGCCGACTTCACCTTCGTGTGCCCAACCGAACTGGAAGATCTGGCCGAGCAACAACCTGAATTCGCCAAGCTGGGCGTGGACGTGTACGGCGTATCGACCGACACCCACTTCGCTCACAAGGCATGGCACGACACCTCGGACGCCATCAAGAAAGTGAACTACCCACTGATCGGCGACCCAACCGGCAAACTGTCGCGTAACTTCGAAGTGATGATCGAAGAAGAAGGCCTGGCACTGCGCGGCACCTTCGTGATCAATCCGGAAGGCCAGATCAAGGTCATGGAAGTGCACGACAACGGCATCGGCCGCGACGCATCGGAACTGCTGCGCAAAGTCAAGGCAGCGAAATACGTTGCCGAGCACCCAGGCCAGGTTTGCCCAGCCAAATGGACCGAAGGCGCAGCAACCCTGACCCCATCGCTGGACCTGGTCGGCAAGATCTAA
- a CDS encoding RCC1 domain-containing protein, whose product MKNFASPSLWLAPLFALFAVLLSACGGGGGGGDSGGTTTPAVVTLRSIAITAPSTTLIVGGATQTYTATGTYTDGTTKALTGLTWSTKSGGSTVVQVTSAGIVSGRSIGTDSVIATQPATGTVAAVSGSVDVTSIAPWTQVAAGGNQTIALKTDGRLYSWGLNIQGQLGDGTNTLRNTPVTVAGNSTIWKQVAVGDSFAVAIRTDGTLWAWGNNLFGQLGQGDQVPRTVPTQVGTAKNWTYVAVGKSHVVALSTATATTGTPVVSLWVWGNNYASQLGDGKTVDLLVPTRLGTDSWLAVAAGDAHTIAIKRSDQSLWTWGDNTYGQLGNGTTGTKVGVPTQVGTANWSAVAAGSRHSLAIRNDDGVLFAWGAGESGQVGNNSTSLQSSPTQVSDASARWTQVAGGVSHSIGVRNDGTLWTWGRGVEGQLGQTVASSLMPLQVGSLRTWKAVAAGANHSAALQTDGNNLSLWTWGLNTDGQLGNGTNATATAPVQIAY is encoded by the coding sequence GGTGGCGGCGGGGGCGGCGGTGACAGCGGCGGCACCACCACGCCAGCCGTGGTCACCTTGCGCAGCATTGCCATCACCGCGCCCTCGACCACGCTGATCGTGGGCGGCGCCACCCAGACCTACACCGCTACCGGCACTTATACCGACGGCACCACCAAGGCGCTCACGGGCCTGACCTGGTCCACCAAGTCCGGCGGCTCCACCGTGGTGCAGGTGACCAGCGCCGGCATCGTCAGCGGCCGGTCGATCGGTACCGACAGCGTCATCGCCACCCAGCCAGCGACCGGTACCGTGGCGGCCGTGTCCGGTTCCGTCGATGTGACCTCGATCGCACCGTGGACCCAGGTAGCGGCCGGCGGCAACCAGACCATCGCCCTCAAGACCGACGGCAGGCTCTACAGCTGGGGCCTGAACATCCAGGGCCAGCTTGGCGACGGCACCAATACGCTGCGCAACACCCCGGTCACCGTGGCCGGCAACAGCACCATCTGGAAACAGGTGGCCGTGGGCGACAGCTTTGCCGTGGCCATCCGCACCGACGGTACTTTGTGGGCGTGGGGTAACAACCTGTTTGGCCAGCTGGGCCAGGGCGACCAGGTACCGCGTACCGTTCCCACCCAGGTCGGCACTGCCAAGAACTGGACTTACGTGGCAGTGGGCAAGTCGCACGTGGTGGCGCTGAGCACGGCGACCGCCACTACCGGCACGCCGGTCGTCTCGCTGTGGGTGTGGGGTAACAACTATGCCAGCCAGCTCGGTGATGGCAAGACCGTCGATCTGCTGGTGCCCACGCGTCTCGGCACCGACAGCTGGCTGGCGGTGGCGGCGGGCGACGCCCACACCATTGCCATCAAGCGCAGCGACCAGAGCCTGTGGACCTGGGGCGACAACACCTACGGCCAGCTGGGCAACGGCACGACCGGCACCAAGGTGGGCGTGCCCACCCAGGTCGGCACTGCCAACTGGTCGGCGGTGGCGGCCGGCAGCCGGCACTCGCTGGCGATACGCAATGACGACGGCGTGCTGTTCGCCTGGGGCGCCGGCGAGAGCGGCCAGGTGGGCAACAACAGTACCAGCCTGCAATCGTCGCCCACCCAGGTCAGCGACGCCAGCGCGCGCTGGACCCAGGTAGCGGGCGGCGTCAGCCATTCGATCGGCGTGCGCAACGATGGCACGCTGTGGACCTGGGGCCGTGGCGTCGAGGGACAACTGGGCCAGACCGTGGCCAGCAGCCTGATGCCATTGCAGGTTGGCAGCCTGAGAACGTGGAAGGCCGTCGCAGCCGGCGCCAACCACAGCGCCGCCTTGCAAACCGATGGCAACAACCTGAGCCTGTGGACCTGGGGCCTGAACACCGACGGCCAACTGGGTAACGGCACCAATGCCACTGCCACTGCGCCGGTGCAGATTGCCTACTAG